AGGGCGGGCTTGCACAAGTGCAGCAGAACCGTCCCGCAGACGCTGGGGATCTTCGGTTCCCTGAATGAGTGCGACTCGCAAATGTGAAGCACCCAAGCGGTCAATGATAGCGTAACGTTCGCTATGCCTGTCCAAGTCCTCGAGTATAGACACGTCCAGTGGCATCTGCTGACCTGTACGTCCGTTAACGACATGGCTGCGGCCATGGGTACGCATCTCTTCTTTTTGCTCAGCAGTGAAGAGATCGAGATTGGTTACGCCATTCCAGGAGATGACACCTGCCACCTGCTCAGGATGATCGAGTGCATAGACGAGACTTACGCCCGCACCGCGGCTATGGCCAACCAGGTATACAGGAAGTCCAGTGAGTTCAGGTTGTGTAGCCACATATTCCAGTACCAGGGCCAGATCGGCAAGCTCCCGGCTGTAGGTATTCACTGCGAACTTTTCAAGTTCAGAGAATTGCTCCAGATATTCGCCAATACCGTTGTGAGAGAAATTAAAGGTTAGCACATGATGCGTCTGGCTTAGCTGTGCAGCTGCATAAGGGAACATCCCCCAGTCTTTGAAGCCTTTGTATCCATGAGACAGAATGATGACGCCTTGAGCGGGTTGTTGTGCAGGGAAAAAGTCCCCGCGAATGATAGCTTCTACGTCAGTGGGCAATTCAAAAGTGATGGGCATGATTCAGACCTCCTCAGAATTTCAGACGATTCCTGATTCATATTTTAGCATATATGGTAATGCGGATAGGTACTCGCTTCTGGGCGCCCCTCCTGCTACAATAGA
The window above is part of the Paenibacillus sp. 1781tsa1 genome. Proteins encoded here:
- a CDS encoding S9 family peptidase, translated to MPITFELPTDVEAIIRGDFFPAQQPAQGVIILSHGYKGFKDWGMFPYAAAQLSQTHHVLTFNFSHNGIGEYLEQFSELEKFAVNTYSRELADLALVLEYVATQPELTGLPVYLVGHSRGAGVSLVYALDHPEQVAGVISWNGVTNLDLFTAEQKEEMRTHGRSHVVNGRTGQQMPLDVSILEDLDRHSERYAIIDRLGASHLRVALIQGTEDPQRLRDGSAALVQARPDIPWHQINEGNHTFNTVHPFKETTPQLEQAITQTLQQIKDWSS